The Candidatus Bathyarchaeia archaeon DNA window GGCCTTTTTGGCACAAGGCTCGGATCCCTTTGAGGCCGCCGTCGCCGGAGCTTTTGTTAATGGTGCTGCTGGAGACTTCGCCGTCTCAGAGAAGGGGTATCACATTATAGCCTCTGACCTTTTAGAGTGGATTCCCAAGGTTTTAGATGATCCCATGAGTCATGCAAAGGTGCAAAAGGCAAGTGCAGCAAAAATCGCTTAAAATAGTCGTTTATCACGCTGGACAATGCGACCCCAAAAAATGTACAGCCTTAAAGCTCAAACGCCATGGCCTTGTCCGCTTGGTGCGCCAAATTAAACTATTACCAAAGGGCGCTGTGATCTTGAATCCCTTTTCTAAGATTGCCTTTTCACCCGCTGATAAAGAACGCATAGAGAAGTGTGGTTTAGCCGCCTTAGACTTTAGTTGGGAACACGCCGAAAAACCGCTGATGAAAAACGTTAGG harbors:
- a CDS encoding DUF367 family protein, whose amino-acid sequence is MQRCKRQVQQKSLKIVVYHAGQCDPKKCTALKLKRHGLVRLVRQIKLLPKGAVILNPFSKIAFSPADKERIEKCGLAALDFSWEHAEKPLMKNVRGASRCLPYLIAGNPVNFGCPTKLSTVEALAAALYIAGFKEDAYRLLAIFKWGHTFIELNREMLEEYARAKNSREVIEKQKKFLSQHEIKTPKTVE